In one window of Nocardiopsis aegyptia DNA:
- a CDS encoding sugar ABC transporter ATP-binding protein produces the protein MTGEPLLRMRAITKSFLGVRVLHGVDLDLRAGEVHALVGENGAGKSTLMKVLAGVHRPDGGTIELDGEQVAFEHPVRAQRAGVATVFQEFNLLPERTVAENVFLGREPLRRGLVDGRAMERATAALLADLGLEGIAPWQKVRSLSVAEQQIVEIVKALSQDARVISMDEPTAALADHEVEVLYRIIGRLRERGVAVLYVSHRLKEIFDLAATITVLKDGDLVGTWPAQELGPAELVRQMVGRPVSAVFPEPLEPRGEHVGRVRLSVAGGGNSQVDGIGFEVRGGEILGLGGLQGSGRTEVAHALFGIARFTRGEVRVDGRVVNPRSPRQAVRAGLVLVTEDRKSQGLALHQSVLANGRLVLDAVFPFGSGPRARRLPGVLSSLELVARGGHGQEVQYLSGGNQQKVVLAKWLAAEPGVMVMDEPTRGIDVGAKQAVYRLMRELAADGVAIVLITSELPELIGMADRLVVLDDGRIAGELPGDADEEAVMALATGSAPREEAAS, from the coding sequence ATGACCGGCGAACCCCTGCTGAGGATGCGCGCGATCACCAAGTCCTTCCTCGGCGTGCGCGTGCTGCACGGCGTCGACCTGGACCTGCGGGCCGGTGAGGTGCACGCGCTGGTCGGCGAGAACGGGGCCGGCAAGTCGACCCTGATGAAGGTGCTGGCCGGAGTGCACCGTCCCGACGGGGGCACCATCGAGCTCGACGGCGAACAGGTCGCCTTCGAACACCCGGTGCGCGCGCAGCGGGCGGGGGTCGCCACGGTCTTCCAGGAGTTCAACCTCCTGCCCGAGCGCACCGTCGCCGAGAACGTCTTCCTGGGCCGCGAGCCCCTGCGCCGCGGCCTCGTCGACGGCCGCGCGATGGAGCGCGCCACCGCCGCGCTCCTGGCCGACCTCGGTCTGGAGGGCATCGCCCCCTGGCAGAAGGTCCGGTCGCTGTCGGTGGCCGAGCAGCAGATCGTGGAGATCGTCAAAGCGCTCTCGCAGGACGCCCGCGTCATCTCCATGGACGAGCCGACCGCCGCGCTGGCCGACCACGAGGTGGAGGTGCTCTACCGGATCATCGGCCGGCTGCGCGAGCGGGGCGTGGCCGTCCTCTACGTCTCGCACCGGCTCAAGGAGATCTTCGACCTCGCCGCGACCATCACCGTCCTCAAGGACGGCGACCTGGTCGGCACCTGGCCGGCCCAGGAGCTCGGACCCGCCGAACTCGTGCGCCAAATGGTCGGCCGCCCCGTCTCGGCGGTCTTCCCCGAGCCCCTCGAACCGCGCGGCGAGCACGTCGGACGCGTGCGGCTGTCGGTGGCCGGGGGCGGCAACTCCCAGGTCGACGGCATCGGGTTCGAGGTCCGCGGCGGCGAGATCCTCGGCCTGGGCGGGCTCCAGGGCAGCGGCCGTACCGAGGTCGCGCACGCCCTGTTCGGGATCGCGCGGTTCACCCGCGGCGAGGTGCGCGTGGACGGGCGGGTCGTGAACCCGCGCTCCCCGCGCCAGGCCGTACGCGCGGGCCTGGTGCTGGTCACCGAGGACCGCAAGTCGCAGGGCCTGGCACTGCACCAGTCGGTGCTGGCCAACGGCCGCCTGGTCCTGGACGCGGTGTTCCCCTTCGGCTCCGGTCCGCGCGCCCGCCGGCTGCCCGGCGTGCTCTCGTCCCTGGAACTGGTCGCCCGGGGCGGCCACGGCCAGGAGGTCCAGTACCTGTCCGGCGGCAACCAGCAGAAGGTGGTGCTGGCCAAGTGGCTGGCCGCCGAACCCGGCGTCATGGTGATGGACGAGCCCACCCGCGGCATCGACGTCGGTGCCAAGCAGGCCGTCTACCGGCTCATGCGTGAACTGGCCGCCGACGGTGTGGCCATCGTGCTGATCACGTCCGAACTGCCCGAACTCATCGGGATGGCCGACCGCCTGGTCGTGCTCGACGACGGCCGAATCGCCGGCGAGCTGCCCGGCGACGCCGACGAGGAGGCCGTCATGGCACTGGCCACCGGTTCCGCCCCGCGCGAGGAGGCGGCGTCGTGA
- a CDS encoding Gfo/Idh/MocA family protein, whose amino-acid sequence MRKVTSLGEADDPGPLAPTTYRAAVIGTGFMGRVHTHAVRANGGRVVGVAGSSQDKAERFRTVHGLDRAVGHALDLVHDPDVDVVHVCTPNHLHAPLSLAALAAGKHVVCEKPLATDAATARGLVTAAEEAERVAVVPFVYRFHPMAREARARVAAGAIGRVGLAHGGYLQDWLLSPEDDNWRVDPELGGPTRAFGDIGSHWCDMLEFVTGDRITSVSAQTSRVNDTRGAASRPVTTEDLVTFQFSTRGGAIGSAVISQVSAGRKNQLFLEVAGSEGSLVFDQERPETLWSGSRGRTALISRDDPALSADAARLVTVPVGHPQGYQDCFNALVADTAAAIAGHAPEGLPRFTDGLRAAVLAEAVLESARERRWVDVPEVEEG is encoded by the coding sequence GTGAGAAAGGTCACAAGCCTGGGAGAAGCGGACGATCCCGGCCCCCTCGCCCCCACGACCTACCGCGCGGCGGTGATCGGTACCGGCTTCATGGGACGCGTCCACACCCACGCCGTCCGCGCCAACGGCGGCCGGGTCGTGGGCGTGGCGGGCTCCTCCCAGGACAAGGCCGAGCGCTTCCGCACCGTCCACGGCCTGGACCGCGCCGTCGGCCACGCCCTCGATCTCGTCCACGACCCCGACGTGGACGTCGTCCACGTGTGCACGCCCAACCACCTGCACGCCCCGCTGAGCCTGGCCGCGCTGGCGGCGGGCAAGCACGTCGTGTGCGAGAAGCCCCTGGCCACGGACGCCGCCACGGCCCGCGGGCTGGTCACGGCCGCCGAGGAGGCCGAGCGCGTCGCGGTCGTGCCCTTCGTCTACCGCTTCCACCCGATGGCCCGCGAGGCCCGGGCGCGCGTCGCGGCGGGCGCCATCGGCCGCGTCGGCCTGGCGCACGGCGGCTACCTCCAGGACTGGCTGCTCTCCCCCGAGGACGACAACTGGCGGGTGGACCCCGAGCTGGGCGGACCCACCCGGGCGTTCGGCGACATCGGCTCGCACTGGTGCGACATGCTGGAGTTCGTCACCGGCGACCGCATCACCTCGGTGAGCGCCCAGACCTCCCGCGTCAACGACACCCGGGGCGCCGCGTCCCGTCCGGTCACCACCGAGGACCTGGTCACCTTCCAGTTCTCCACCCGCGGCGGCGCGATCGGCAGCGCCGTGATCAGCCAGGTCTCCGCCGGCCGCAAGAACCAGCTGTTCCTGGAGGTGGCGGGGAGCGAGGGCTCGCTCGTCTTCGACCAGGAGCGCCCCGAGACCCTGTGGTCCGGCTCCCGCGGACGCACCGCCCTCATCTCGCGCGACGACCCCGCCCTCAGCGCCGACGCCGCCCGGCTGGTCACGGTCCCCGTCGGCCACCCCCAGGGCTACCAGGACTGCTTCAACGCCCTGGTCGCCGACACCGCCGCGGCCATCGCCGGGCACGCGCCCGAGGGCCTGCCCCGCTTCACCGACGGCCTGCGCGCCGCGGTCCTGGCCGAGGCCGTGCTGGAGTCGGCCCGCGAGCGCCGCTGGGTCGACGTCCCGGAGGTGGAGGAGGGATGA
- a CDS encoding ROK family transcriptional regulator has protein sequence MTEEVLTGSGGRGLTELRVTAAGAGTLLRILRDGRPRTRSELASVTGLARSTVTQRVDALLASGLIGPAGEAASTGGRPPTTFSFRPDARVVVAADLGATHARLALTDMTGTVLAEERADLDIALGPEPVLDWVVDRGRALLDGAGREVPDLLGVGIGLPGPVEYSTGRAVNPPIMPGWDNFDVPGYVGARLPVPVLVDNDVNIMAVGEHHVAWPTASHLMFVKVATGIGCGIVSEGRVYRGAQGAAGDMGHIHVPSGAGRQCRCGNTGCLEAVASGAALAEALTAEGVPARGARDVVELSRNGSVPALRALRQAGRDVGEVLAASVNMFNPSVIVIGGALALAGDHLLAGVREIIYQRSLPLATEHLSIVSSTAGESAGVIGAAVTVIEHCLSPEHADTLVTRA, from the coding sequence ATGACGGAAGAGGTGCTGACGGGCTCAGGGGGCAGGGGTTTGACCGAGTTGCGCGTGACGGCCGCGGGGGCGGGCACACTGCTGCGGATACTGCGCGACGGCAGACCGCGCACCCGGTCGGAACTGGCGTCCGTGACCGGCCTGGCGCGCTCCACGGTCACCCAGCGCGTGGACGCCCTGCTGGCCAGCGGCCTCATCGGCCCCGCGGGCGAGGCGGCCTCGACCGGCGGGCGACCGCCCACGACCTTCTCGTTCCGCCCCGACGCCCGCGTGGTCGTGGCCGCCGACCTCGGCGCCACCCACGCGCGTCTGGCGCTCACCGACATGACGGGGACGGTGCTCGCCGAGGAGCGCGCCGACCTCGACATCGCGCTGGGGCCCGAGCCGGTCCTGGACTGGGTGGTCGACCGCGGGCGGGCGCTGCTCGACGGCGCCGGCCGCGAGGTGCCGGACCTGCTGGGGGTGGGCATCGGCCTGCCCGGGCCGGTCGAGTACTCCACCGGCCGCGCGGTGAACCCGCCGATCATGCCCGGGTGGGACAACTTCGACGTGCCCGGCTACGTGGGCGCGCGCCTGCCCGTCCCCGTCCTGGTCGACAACGACGTCAACATCATGGCCGTCGGCGAGCACCACGTCGCCTGGCCGACCGCCAGCCACCTGATGTTCGTCAAGGTCGCGACCGGCATCGGCTGCGGCATCGTGAGCGAGGGCCGGGTCTACCGGGGCGCCCAGGGCGCGGCCGGGGACATGGGGCACATCCACGTGCCCAGCGGGGCGGGCCGCCAGTGCCGCTGCGGCAATACCGGGTGCCTGGAGGCCGTGGCCAGCGGAGCCGCCCTCGCGGAGGCGCTGACCGCCGAGGGCGTCCCGGCCCGGGGCGCCCGCGACGTCGTGGAGCTCTCGCGGAACGGATCGGTCCCGGCGCTGCGCGCCCTGCGCCAGGCCGGGCGCGACGTCGGGGAGGTGCTGGCCGCCTCGGTCAACATGTTCAACCCGTCGGTCATCGTCATCGGCGGAGCGCTCGCCCTGGCCGGCGACCACCTGCTCGCCGGGGTCCGGGAGATCATCTACCAGCGCTCGCTGCCCCTGGCCACCGAGCATCTGAGCATCGTGTCCTCCACCGCGGGGGAGAGCGCGGGCGTGATCGGCGCGGCCGTGACGGTCATCGAGCACTGCCTGAGCCCCGAGCACGCCGACACACTGGTCACCCGGGCCTGA
- a CDS encoding DUF6069 family protein: MSEFGSERSVNAVRLWSGGLATAVVAALVILVGTLVIRGVMDIPVLAPEEAGYLGDAGTVVYALMAAVAALLATGLLHLLLVAAPRARAFFGWIIGLVTAVAAVTPFTQGAELPSQIATAVINLVAGIAIATLLSSVAKTAVVRSPRRGEPRERPALHHEGILPDVKQAEYRGEPRGL; this comes from the coding sequence ATGAGCGAGTTCGGAAGTGAGCGTTCCGTCAACGCGGTTCGGCTGTGGTCGGGAGGCCTCGCCACCGCGGTGGTGGCCGCACTGGTGATCTTGGTGGGCACTCTCGTGATCCGTGGGGTCATGGACATACCAGTGCTCGCACCTGAGGAGGCCGGTTATCTGGGCGATGCCGGGACTGTCGTGTACGCGCTGATGGCAGCGGTCGCGGCGCTCCTGGCCACGGGTCTGCTGCACCTGCTGCTGGTGGCGGCACCACGCGCACGCGCCTTCTTCGGGTGGATCATCGGGCTGGTCACGGCGGTCGCCGCGGTCACCCCCTTCACCCAGGGGGCCGAACTGCCGAGTCAGATCGCCACGGCCGTCATCAACCTGGTCGCCGGGATCGCGATCGCGACGCTGCTCAGCAGTGTGGCGAAGACGGCGGTCGTCCGGAGTCCGCGCCGCGGCGAGCCGCGGGAGCGTCCGGCCCTGCACCACGAAGGGATTTTGCCGGACGTGAAGCAGGCCGAGTACCGGGGGGAGCCCCGGGGCCTGTGA
- the alr gene encoding alanine racemase encodes MAHFAHARVDLDAIADNARLLRERAGGTPLMGVVKADGYGHGMLPAARAVLAGGATWLGTAFIHEALALREAGITAPVLAWIVPPGEPVAAAIGADIDLGVSDRAILDEIVEAARHLGRTARVQLKADTGLNRGGVGPADWPQLVEAAARAEDAGHVRVSGLWSHFACADEPGHPSIARQLSAFHEALETADKVGLTPEVRHIANSAGLLTLPEARFDLVRGGIASYGLIPIPGYTVSGIRPAMTLRSRVALAKRVPADSGVSYGHRYVTERETTLALVPLGYGDGVPRAATNKGPVLLGGRRRTIAGTVCMDQFVVDVGDDPVRAGDDAILFGDPSTDPGVPTAEDWAEILDTIPYEIVTRVGARVPREYVGGA; translated from the coding sequence ATGGCTCACTTCGCGCACGCTCGCGTCGACCTGGACGCGATCGCCGACAACGCCCGGCTGCTCCGTGAGCGCGCGGGCGGCACCCCCCTGATGGGCGTGGTCAAGGCCGACGGTTACGGCCACGGCATGCTTCCGGCCGCGCGGGCCGTGCTCGCGGGCGGCGCCACCTGGCTCGGCACCGCCTTCATCCACGAGGCCCTGGCCCTGCGCGAGGCCGGGATCACCGCGCCCGTCCTGGCCTGGATCGTCCCGCCCGGCGAACCCGTGGCCGCGGCGATCGGGGCCGACATCGACCTCGGCGTCAGCGACCGCGCGATCCTGGACGAGATCGTCGAGGCCGCACGGCACCTCGGGCGCACCGCGCGCGTCCAGCTCAAGGCCGACACCGGCCTCAACCGTGGCGGCGTCGGCCCGGCCGACTGGCCGCAGCTGGTGGAGGCCGCCGCGCGCGCCGAGGACGCCGGACACGTGCGGGTCAGCGGCCTCTGGTCGCACTTCGCGTGTGCCGACGAGCCCGGCCACCCCTCCATCGCGCGCCAGCTCTCCGCCTTCCACGAGGCACTGGAGACGGCGGACAAGGTCGGACTCACCCCCGAGGTCCGCCACATCGCCAACTCCGCGGGGCTCCTGACCCTCCCCGAAGCCAGGTTCGATCTCGTGCGCGGGGGCATCGCGAGTTACGGGCTCATCCCGATCCCCGGTTACACGGTGTCCGGAATCCGCCCCGCCATGACCCTGCGCTCCCGCGTCGCCCTCGCCAAGCGGGTTCCCGCCGACAGCGGCGTCTCCTACGGCCACCGCTACGTGACCGAGCGCGAGACCACCCTGGCCCTGGTGCCCCTCGGCTACGGCGACGGCGTGCCCCGCGCCGCCACCAACAAGGGCCCCGTGCTGCTCGGCGGACGCAGGCGTACCATCGCGGGAACAGTCTGCATGGACCAGTTCGTTGTCGATGTGGGCGACGACCCCGTCCGGGCGGGGGACGACGCGATCCTGTTCGGCGACCCGAGCACGGATCCGGGCGTTCCCACCGCCGAGGACTGGGCCGAGATCCTGGACACCATCCCGTACGAGATCGTGACGCGGGTGGGCGCCCGGGTCCCGCGCGAGTACGTCGGCGGCGCCTGA
- the tsaE gene encoding tRNA (adenosine(37)-N6)-threonylcarbamoyltransferase complex ATPase subunit type 1 TsaE has protein sequence MTDATATTPGVSTDVVPHSAAPAVRAVTAATDGAMRALGRDLAALARAGDVILLSGPLGAGKTTLTQGLGEGLRVRGSVTSPTFVISRIHPSLVGGPDLVHVDAYRLGGPAEIDDIDLDMTQPDSVTVVEWGEGVAEGLADDRLEIRIERHHDDTRTVHLRAVGARWNDIDLPGAQPGLG, from the coding sequence ATGACAGACGCAACCGCGACCACCCCAGGTGTGTCCACCGACGTAGTGCCCCACAGCGCCGCGCCCGCCGTTCGCGCGGTGACCGCCGCCACCGACGGCGCCATGCGCGCGCTCGGACGCGACCTCGCCGCCCTGGCCAGGGCCGGCGACGTGATCCTCCTGTCCGGGCCGCTCGGCGCGGGCAAGACCACGCTGACCCAGGGCCTGGGCGAGGGCCTGCGCGTCCGCGGATCGGTCACCTCCCCGACCTTCGTCATCTCCCGCATCCACCCCTCCCTGGTCGGCGGACCCGACCTCGTGCACGTGGACGCCTACCGGCTCGGCGGCCCCGCGGAGATCGACGACATCGACCTCGACATGACCCAGCCCGACTCGGTCACCGTGGTCGAGTGGGGCGAGGGCGTCGCCGAGGGCCTCGCGGACGACCGCCTGGAGATCCGTATCGAGCGCCACCACGACGACACCCGAACCGTCCACCTGCGCGCCGTCGGCGCGCGCTGGAACGACATCGACCTGCCCGGCGCCCAGCCCGGGCTCGGATAG
- the tsaB gene encoding tRNA (adenosine(37)-N6)-threonylcarbamoyltransferase complex dimerization subunit type 1 TsaB: MLLLAFDTATPAVTAAIGESGPDGAFRLRASAASVDARRHGELLSPTIHRLAEEAGITLADLDHVAVGIGPGPYTGLRVGLATGHALADALGVPCHGVTTLDALAFATGRTGPFVAMTDARRKEVFWARYDDRLHRVGEVAVDRPAELDTGGLPLVGHGARMYAEVFGPAAADPDPLYPDAAAMAELALLRLRQGTALPAPEPLYLRRPDAVEPGSPKKVRQWVK; the protein is encoded by the coding sequence GTGCTGCTGCTGGCCTTCGACACCGCCACCCCGGCGGTGACCGCCGCGATCGGCGAGAGCGGCCCCGACGGGGCCTTCCGCCTGCGCGCGAGCGCCGCCTCCGTGGACGCCCGCCGCCACGGCGAACTCCTCAGCCCCACCATCCACCGGTTGGCCGAGGAGGCCGGGATCACCCTGGCCGACCTCGACCACGTGGCCGTCGGTATCGGCCCCGGCCCCTACACGGGCCTGCGGGTCGGCCTGGCCACCGGCCACGCGCTGGCCGACGCCCTCGGCGTGCCCTGCCACGGCGTCACCACGCTCGACGCCCTGGCCTTCGCCACCGGCCGGACCGGGCCGTTCGTCGCCATGACCGACGCCCGCCGCAAGGAGGTGTTCTGGGCGCGCTACGACGACCGCCTCCACCGCGTGGGCGAGGTCGCCGTCGACCGCCCCGCCGAGCTCGACACCGGCGGCCTGCCCCTGGTCGGCCACGGGGCCCGGATGTACGCGGAGGTCTTCGGCCCCGCGGCCGCCGACCCCGACCCGCTGTACCCCGACGCCGCCGCCATGGCCGAGCTGGCCCTGCTGCGCCTGCGCCAGGGGACGGCACTGCCCGCGCCCGAACCGCTCTACCTGCGTCGCCCCGACGCCGTGGAGCCCGGTAGCCCGAAGAAGGTGCGCCAGTGGGTGAAGTGA
- the rimI gene encoding ribosomal protein S18-alanine N-acetyltransferase produces the protein MTGDDVPAVMELERALFPEDAWSENMLREELGTQGRSYVVAETGDALVGYAGLRSVPPEGDVQTMAVARPVWGRGVGRALMAELLDRAERDGVTHMFLEVRDDNPRAQDLYARFGFRQIGVRRGYYKGADAIVMRRVATAGPESGEAEERA, from the coding sequence ATGACCGGCGACGACGTGCCCGCGGTCATGGAGCTGGAACGCGCCCTCTTCCCGGAGGACGCCTGGAGCGAGAACATGCTCCGCGAGGAACTCGGCACGCAGGGCCGCAGCTACGTGGTGGCCGAGACCGGGGACGCCCTCGTCGGGTACGCCGGCCTGCGTTCGGTGCCGCCCGAGGGCGACGTGCAGACCATGGCCGTCGCCCGGCCCGTGTGGGGACGCGGTGTCGGCCGGGCGCTGATGGCCGAACTCCTGGACCGGGCCGAACGCGACGGCGTCACGCACATGTTCCTGGAGGTGCGTGACGACAACCCGCGCGCCCAGGACCTCTACGCCCGTTTCGGGTTCCGGCAGATCGGTGTGCGGCGCGGATACTACAAGGGGGCCGACGCGATCGTCATGCGGCGCGTGGCCACGGCCGGACCGGAGTCCGGCGAGGCGGAGGAGCGAGCATGA
- the tsaD gene encoding tRNA (adenosine(37)-N6)-threonylcarbamoyltransferase complex transferase subunit TsaD, whose translation MSGPLILGIETSCDETGVGLVRGCELLGDEVASSVDQHARFGGVVPEVASRAHLEAMTPTVRRALDSAGVALSDVDAIAVTAGPGLAGALLVGVSAAKAYAMALGKPLYGVNHLVGHVAVDQLEHGPLPKPAIALLVSGGHTSLLLVNDLATDVVSLGDTVDDAAGEAYDKVARLLELPYPGGPPIDKAAQRGNPKAIRFPRGKWGDGTYDFSFSGLKTAVARHVEDADRGGEPLVVADIAAAFQESVVDVLTRKAVDACVEHGVSTLVISGGVAANSSLRELARQRCQEAGIELRVPRPRLCTDNGAMIAALGAEVVAAGLPPSTLDLATDTSLPVEHPLAV comes from the coding sequence ATGAGCGGCCCGTTGATCCTGGGGATCGAGACGTCCTGTGACGAGACCGGTGTCGGTCTGGTGCGCGGCTGCGAGCTGCTGGGGGACGAGGTGGCCTCCAGCGTCGACCAGCACGCCCGCTTCGGCGGTGTGGTCCCCGAGGTCGCCAGCCGCGCGCACCTGGAGGCCATGACACCCACGGTCCGGCGGGCGCTCGACAGTGCGGGGGTCGCCCTCTCCGACGTCGACGCCATCGCGGTCACCGCGGGGCCCGGACTGGCGGGAGCGCTCCTCGTGGGGGTGTCGGCGGCCAAGGCCTACGCGATGGCCCTGGGCAAGCCGCTCTACGGCGTGAACCACCTGGTCGGGCACGTGGCCGTGGACCAGCTGGAGCACGGTCCGCTGCCCAAGCCGGCCATCGCGCTGCTGGTCTCCGGCGGCCACACGTCCCTGTTGCTGGTCAACGACCTGGCCACGGACGTGGTCTCGCTGGGCGACACCGTGGACGATGCCGCCGGTGAGGCCTACGACAAGGTGGCACGGCTGCTGGAGCTGCCCTATCCCGGCGGCCCGCCCATCGACAAGGCGGCCCAGCGGGGGAACCCGAAGGCGATCCGGTTCCCGCGCGGCAAGTGGGGCGACGGCACCTACGACTTCTCCTTCTCCGGCCTCAAGACCGCGGTGGCGCGGCACGTGGAGGACGCCGACCGCGGCGGCGAGCCGCTCGTGGTGGCCGACATCGCGGCGGCCTTCCAGGAGTCGGTGGTCGACGTGCTCACCCGCAAGGCGGTGGACGCCTGCGTCGAGCACGGGGTGAGCACGCTGGTGATCAGCGGTGGCGTGGCGGCCAACTCGTCGCTGCGCGAGCTGGCCCGACAGCGCTGCCAGGAGGCGGGGATCGAGCTGCGCGTGCCCCGGCCGCGCCTGTGCACGGACAACGGGGCGATGATCGCCGCGCTGGGCGCCGAGGTCGTGGCCGCCGGCCTGCCGCCGTCCACCCTGGACCTGGCCACGGACACCTCGCTCCCGGTGGAGCACCCGCTGGCCGTCTGA
- a CDS encoding glycosyltransferase family 4 protein has translation MGYVRKNKKISVAVVALIGTCAIGVLFAMGVLSLLTALQLVALGAIGAGVSAVMVWARRVDRRVRDVHLSLVDGKRAAVEGGKESGLRSGMEWRISARAHEARERARSLYGEGRVQEAVDELVPYAALDDPADRARRRLIGNRRAIGPLPELPERNSGELPPVPGRVLHFVTNALPNTQAGYTVRTHRIVLAQRDAGLDPHVVTFPGWPGPEEGDTEGRRDVDGIPYHRIRPGERCGLGLQERIEVAITEGTALARLLRPAVLHAASDHKNATVALHVGRALGIPVVYEMRGFLEETWLSHEGATSRRGSERHRLLVERESSVLRAADAVVTLADTMRSEIIGRGVAPERVVMAPNAVDERLLREQPDGASFRESFGIAEQERVVGSVSSLTHYEGFETLIEAAVLLRDRGREVRVLLVGDGPARPDLLDLAERRGLGGGCLLPGRVDPDEALRAQAALDVMVVPRIDARVTRLVTPLKPVEAMALGVPVIASDLPALRELVDDGRAGTLIPPGDPAALADAIMSLDKDAELREACVRAGREEVESRRTWGHNAEVYRALYARLGALS, from the coding sequence ATGGGATATGTGCGAAAAAACAAGAAGATTTCGGTCGCGGTCGTGGCGCTGATCGGCACGTGCGCGATCGGCGTGTTGTTCGCGATGGGCGTCCTGTCGCTGCTCACCGCTCTCCAACTCGTCGCCTTGGGGGCGATCGGTGCGGGGGTCTCGGCGGTCATGGTCTGGGCTCGGAGGGTGGACCGGCGTGTTCGTGACGTCCACCTTTCCTTGGTGGACGGAAAACGTGCCGCGGTCGAAGGTGGAAAAGAGAGCGGACTCAGGTCGGGGATGGAATGGCGGATCTCCGCACGTGCCCATGAGGCGCGCGAACGCGCCCGGTCTCTCTATGGAGAAGGGCGGGTTCAGGAAGCCGTCGACGAACTCGTCCCCTACGCGGCCCTGGACGACCCGGCCGACCGGGCACGCCGCCGCCTGATCGGCAACCGGCGGGCGATCGGCCCCCTGCCGGAACTGCCCGAGCGGAATTCCGGAGAACTCCCGCCAGTTCCCGGACGGGTCCTGCACTTCGTGACGAACGCCCTGCCCAACACGCAGGCGGGCTACACCGTCCGTACGCACCGGATCGTCCTCGCCCAGCGCGACGCCGGGCTGGACCCCCACGTCGTGACCTTTCCGGGTTGGCCCGGGCCCGAGGAGGGGGACACCGAGGGGCGGCGCGACGTCGACGGGATCCCCTACCACCGGATCCGCCCCGGAGAACGATGCGGCCTGGGGCTCCAGGAGCGGATCGAAGTCGCGATCACCGAGGGTACGGCGCTGGCGCGGCTCCTGCGGCCCGCGGTGCTGCACGCCGCCAGCGACCACAAGAACGCCACTGTCGCCCTGCACGTCGGACGCGCACTCGGTATCCCTGTCGTGTACGAGATGCGCGGCTTCCTGGAGGAGACCTGGCTGTCCCACGAGGGCGCGACGTCCCGTCGCGGGAGCGAGCGCCACCGGCTGCTCGTGGAACGGGAGAGCTCAGTGCTCAGGGCGGCCGACGCCGTGGTGACGCTGGCGGACACGATGAGATCGGAGATCATCGGGCGCGGTGTGGCGCCCGAACGTGTCGTCATGGCGCCCAACGCCGTGGACGAGCGGCTCCTGCGTGAACAGCCCGACGGAGCTTCGTTCCGGGAGTCCTTCGGTATCGCCGAGCAGGAGCGCGTGGTGGGATCGGTGTCCAGCCTCACGCACTACGAAGGGTTCGAGACCCTGATCGAGGCCGCGGTCCTGCTGCGGGACAGGGGGCGGGAGGTACGGGTCCTCCTGGTCGGGGACGGGCCGGCGCGGCCGGACCTGCTCGACCTCGCCGAGCGCCGCGGCCTGGGCGGCGGGTGCCTGCTCCCGGGGCGCGTGGACCCCGACGAGGCACTGCGTGCCCAAGCCGCACTGGACGTCATGGTCGTGCCCCGCATCGACGCACGCGTCACCCGCCTCGTCACACCGCTCAAGCCGGTCGAGGCGATGGCACTGGGCGTACCCGTCATCGCGAGCGACCTGCCTGCGCTGCGCGAACTGGTCGATGACGGTCGGGCCGGGACCCTGATCCCTCCGGGGGACCCCGCCGCGCTGGCCGACGCCATCATGTCGCTGGACAAGGACGCCGAGTTGCGTGAGGCGTGCGTACGAGCCGGGCGGGAGGAGGTCGAGTCCCGGCGGACGTGGGGCCACAACGCGGAGGTCTACCGCGCGCTCTACGCTCGCCTCGGCGCACTGTCCTGA